In Phacochoerus africanus isolate WHEZ1 chromosome 1, ROS_Pafr_v1, whole genome shotgun sequence, the following are encoded in one genomic region:
- the DIPK2A gene encoding divergent protein kinase domain 2A isoform X1 — translation MWRLVPPKLGRLSRSLKLAALGSLLVLMVLHSPSLLASWQRNELADRRFLQLNKCPACFGTSWCRRFLNGQVVFEAWGRLRLLDFLNVKNVYFAQYGEPREGGRRRVVLKRLGSQRELAQLDQSICKRATGRPRCDLLQAMPRTEFARLNGDVRLLTPEAVEGWSDLVHCPSQRLLDRLVRRYAETKDSGSFLLRNLKDSERMQLLLTLAFNPEPLVLQSFPSDEGWPFAKYLGACGRMVAVNYVGEELWSYFNAPWEKRVDLAWQLMEIAEQLTNNDFEFALYLLDVSFDNFAVGPRDGKVIIVDAENVLVADKRLIRQNKPENWDVWYESKFDDCDKEACLSFSKEILCARATVDHNYYAVCQNLLSRHATWRGTSGGLLHDPPSEIAKDGRLEALLDECANPKKRYGRFQAAKELREYLAQLSNNVR, via the exons aTGTGGCGCCTGGTGCCCCCGAAGCTGGGCCGCCTGTCCCGCTCGCTGAAGCTGGCGGCGCTGGGCAGCCTGTTGGTGCTGATGGTGCTGCACTCGCCGTCGCTGCTCGCCTCCTGGCAGCGGAACGAACTGGCCGACCGGCGCTTCCTCCAGCTCAATAAGTGCCCGGCGTGCTTCGGTACGAGCTGGTGCCGCCGCTTCCTCAACGGGCAGGTGGTGTTCGAGGCGTGGGGCCGCCTGCGCCTGCTGGACTTCCTTAACGTGAAGAACGTCTACTTCGCGCAGTACGGCGAGCCCCGCGAGGGCGGCCGCCGCCGAGTGGTGCTCAAGCGCCTTGGCTCGCAGCGCGAGCTGGCGCAGCTCGACCAGAGCATCTGCAAGCGGGCCACCGGCCGGCCCCGCTGCGACCTGCTCCAGGCCATGCCCCGCACCGAGTTCGCGCGCCTCAACGGCGACGTGCGGCTGCTCACGCCCGAGGCGGTGGAGGGCTGGTCCGACCTGGTGCACTGCCCCTCGCAGCGTCTGCTCGACCGCCTGGTGCGCCGCTACGCCGAGACCAAGGACTCGGGCAGTTTCCTGCTCCGCAACCTCAAGGACTCGGAGCGTATGCAGCTGCTGTTGACCCTGGCCTTCAACCCCGAGCCGCTGGTGCTACAG AGTTTTCCATCTGATGAAGGTTGGCCATTTGCAAAATATCTTGGAGCTTGTGGAAGAATGGTGGCTGTAAATTATGTTGGAGAAGAACTGTGGAGTTACTTTAATGCGCCCTGGGAGAAACGAGTTGACCTTGCTTGGCAATTAATGGAAATAGCAGAGCAGCTTACAAACAATGACTTTGAATTTGCACTCTACCTCCTGGATGTCAGCTTTGACAATTTTGCAGTTGGTCCTAGAGATGGAAAGGTCATCATTGTGGATGCTGAAAATGTTTTGGTTGCTGACAAAAGGTTAATTAGACAAA ATAAACCTGAAAATTGGGATGTATGGTATGAAAGCAAATTTGATGACTGTGATAAGGAGGCTTGCTTatcattttcaaaggaaattctTTGTGCTCGTGCCACTGTGGACCACAATTATTATGCTGTTTGTCAGAACCTCTTATCCAGACATGCCACCTGGCGTGGCACGTCTGGAGGACTCCTTCATGATCCACCAAGTGAAATTGCCAAAGATGGCCGCCTAGAGGCCTTGCTGGATGAGTGTGCCAACCCAAAGAAGCGCTATGGCAGATTCCAGGCTGCAAAAGAACTGCGTGAATATCTAGCACAATTAAGTAACAATGTGAGGTAG
- the DIPK2A gene encoding divergent protein kinase domain 2A isoform X2 has protein sequence MVAVNYVGEELWSYFNAPWEKRVDLAWQLMEIAEQLTNNDFEFALYLLDVSFDNFAVGPRDGKVIIVDAENVLVADKRLIRQNKPENWDVWYESKFDDCDKEACLSFSKEILCARATVDHNYYAVCQNLLSRHATWRGTSGGLLHDPPSEIAKDGRLEALLDECANPKKRYGRFQAAKELREYLAQLSNNVR, from the exons ATGGTGGCTGTAAATTATGTTGGAGAAGAACTGTGGAGTTACTTTAATGCGCCCTGGGAGAAACGAGTTGACCTTGCTTGGCAATTAATGGAAATAGCAGAGCAGCTTACAAACAATGACTTTGAATTTGCACTCTACCTCCTGGATGTCAGCTTTGACAATTTTGCAGTTGGTCCTAGAGATGGAAAGGTCATCATTGTGGATGCTGAAAATGTTTTGGTTGCTGACAAAAGGTTAATTAGACAAA ATAAACCTGAAAATTGGGATGTATGGTATGAAAGCAAATTTGATGACTGTGATAAGGAGGCTTGCTTatcattttcaaaggaaattctTTGTGCTCGTGCCACTGTGGACCACAATTATTATGCTGTTTGTCAGAACCTCTTATCCAGACATGCCACCTGGCGTGGCACGTCTGGAGGACTCCTTCATGATCCACCAAGTGAAATTGCCAAAGATGGCCGCCTAGAGGCCTTGCTGGATGAGTGTGCCAACCCAAAGAAGCGCTATGGCAGATTCCAGGCTGCAAAAGAACTGCGTGAATATCTAGCACAATTAAGTAACAATGTGAGGTAG